A window of Panicum virgatum strain AP13 chromosome 8K, P.virgatum_v5, whole genome shotgun sequence contains these coding sequences:
- the LOC120645830 gene encoding uncharacterized protein LOC120645830, protein MADLVLGLAKSAVEGMLTAVLERAIGPFTAAKSAIEEEEKLKKGMQQNLMLISDEFEMMHSFLNDAKDRATDEMVRTLVRQVRNMALDVEDCIEYVVLVDIKSHWNWWRRLLPRALCMLAAAPAEPLDDAVSALELLKSRVEAMGQRNQRYRQIGGSSSTHTEEKTPQQAVTDPTVAGGILIEAREAKKRQGSPSDLVELIKKKEHVLPLQVISLWGATGDLGVTSIIKKTLDSPEICSKFSCRAWVKLTKRFNPHEFIRTLMAQFHTNCCPQQGSTIDFLKQVEEIMGMDRERLTEEFVKQVSENRYIIFLEDLSSSVDWEATVRAYLPDKNNGSCVVVHTQQLQVASLVVGQSHRVLELEQFSADHSVCVFFNEKRSSPRDLIELISMKDKPLQVISMCGEVGDLKVEMARIIEKAYDRNPEICKNFRYRAWVKLMQPLIPREFIQRLLAQFCANYCPRHGSAEDFLKLKGVEMVTEDALIKEFVKQVMSDKRYLVFLEDVSSANGWDAVREYLPDKTNGSCIFVHTQLSEVASSCVGQSHRELELLSANLSLRVFFQRG, encoded by the exons ATGGCGGACCTTGTTCTTGGGTTGGCCAAGTCGGCGGTGGAGGGGATGCTGACTgctgt ACTAGAGCGCGCTATCGGTCCTTTCACTGCTGCCAAGTCGGCGattgaggaggaggagaagctgaAGAAGGGTATGCAGCAGAACCTGATGCTTATCTCCGACGAGTTCGAGATGATGCATTCTTTCCTCAACGATGCCAAGGATCGTGCCACTGACGAAATGGTAAGGACCTTGGTAAGGCAGGTCCGCAACATGGCCTTAGATGTGGAGGACTGCATCGAATATGTTGTCCTCGTGGATATCAAGTCCCACTGGAACTGGTGGCGCCGCTTGCTCCCACGTGCACTCTGCATGctagcagcggcgccggctgaGCCACTGGATGATGCAGTCAGTGCTTTAGAGTTGCTCAAGTCCAGGGTGGAAGCCATGGGCCAGAGGAACCAGCGCTACAGGCAGATCGGTGGCTCCAGCTCCACGCACACTGAGGAAAAGACGCCTCAGCAGGCCGTAACCGATCCAACAGTAGCAGGGGGCATCCTTATCGAGGCGAGGGAAGCCAAGAAGAGGCAGGGCAGTCCAAGTGATCTCGTCGAGTTGATCAAGAAGAAAGAGCATGTCCTTCCACTTCAAGTAATCTCACTTTGGGGTGCAACAGGCGATCTTGGGGTGACATCCATCATCAAGAAGACCCTTGACAGCCCTGAAATCTGCAGCAAATTCAGTTGCCGTGCATGGGTGAAGCTGACGAAGCGCTTCAACCCTCATGAGTTCATCAGGACCTTGATGGCTCAATTCCACACAAACTGTTGCCCGCAACAAGGAAGCACCATAGATTTTCTGAAGCAGGTAGAAGAGATTATGGGTATGGATAGGGAACGACTAACCGAGGAGTTCGTCAAGCAAGTTAGTGAAAACAGGTACATAATCTTCCTGGAAGATTTGTCCAGCTCGGTTGACTGGGAGGCTACTGTCAGGGCATACCTACCAGACAAGAACAATGGTAGCTGCGTCGTCGTGCACACCCAGCAACTCCAAGTCGCAAGCTTGGTCGTTGGACAATCACACAGAGTATTGGAGCTGGAGCAGTTCTCAGCTGACCATTCTGTTtgtgtctttttcaatgag AAGCGTAGCAGCCCAAGAGATCTCATCGAGCTGATCAGCATGAAAGACAAGCCACTACAAGTGATCTCAATGTGCGGAGAAGTAGGTGATCTAAAGGTAGAAATGGCACGCATCATCGAGAAGGCCTATGATCGCAACCCAGAAATCTGCAAAAATTTCAGGTACCGTGCTTGGGTGAAGCTGATGCAACCCCTCATTCCCCGCGAGTTCATTCAGAGGTTGCTGGCTCAATTTTGCGCAAACTACTGCCCACGCCATGGAAGCGCCGAAGATTTCCTGAAACTGAAAGGTGTGGAGATGGTTACCGAGGATGCACTCATCAAGGAGTTCGTGAAGCAAGTGATGAGCGACAAGAGGTACTTAGTCTTCCTGGAAGATGTGTCCAGTGCGAATGGCTGGGACGCTGTTAGGGAATACCTACCAGACAAGACCAACGGCAGCTGCATATTCGTGCACACCCAGCTGAGTGAAGTTGCAAGCTCGTGCGTTGGACAATCACACCGAGAGCTGGAGCTGCTCTCAGCTAACCTGTCTCTTCGTGTCTTTTTTCAAAGAG GGTGA